A portion of the Daphnia magna isolate NIES linkage group LG4, ASM2063170v1.1, whole genome shotgun sequence genome contains these proteins:
- the LOC123471386 gene encoding uncharacterized protein LOC123471386 gives MVKAPTANIRPVLLAIVKLVVEMNNSAQTTFAILDQGSEATLISRNLANLLKLKGPSASICFGSFNNSVLMDSNIVAFKLKSIDGSQAFDVREAFVVPSINLSQRKINWPGIKKRWEHLADIDLPAIDSSKVEILVGMDMLPSLRRLNTAAPNDGETGPTALQTCFGWAVVGKIPLCLVAVPSNKSSVNLGFVRQEPFLSEVVDRFHLTETFGVVAKAAKTNPAANEDEQMLSILQRSIKFIGCGYQVDLPLRQDRPVIPNNRGQAVSRFSGLERRMLEPHMRETAAKYVTIVENLISSGTVVAVNWSDINKPEGMVWYLPHFYVLNPNKPEKIRVVFDCAALYRGVSLNHYLLRGPPFIPSLVGILLRARQFLVALTADITAFYH, from the coding sequence ATGGTAAAGGCACCAACAGCCAATATCCGCCCAGTCCTATTAGCTATTGTCAAACTCGTAGTGGAAATGAACAATTCGGCTCAAACAACCTTCGCGATTCTTGACCAAGGCAGCGAAGCTACTCTCATATCGCGAAACCTAGCGAATTTGCTTAAGTTGAAAGGTCCTTCAGCCAGCATTTGCTTCGGCTCGTTTAACAACTCTGTGTTAATGGATTCGAACATCGTAGCATTCAAACTCAAATCGATCGACGGATCGCAAGCGTTCGACGTTCGCGAAGCGTTTGTTGTCCCCAGCATTAATCTTTCGCAACGCAAAATTAACTGGCCTGGCATCAAGAAACGATGGGAACATTTAGCCGACATCGACTTACCTGCCATAGACTCTTCCAAAGTAGAAATTCTTGTGGGGATGGACATGTTACCATCTCTTCGAAGGCTAAACACTGCTGCCCCAAATGATGGTGAAACCGGCCCTACCGCTTTGCAAACGTGTTTTGGCTGGGCTGTAGTGGGCAAAATACCGTTGTGTCTAGTCGCCGTACCGAGCAACAAAAGCAGCGTGAACTTAGGTTTCGTCCGACAAGAACCCTTTCTATCAGAAGTAGTTGACCGTTTCCATTTAACTGAAACCTTCGGCGTCGTGGCAAAAGCCGCGAAAACAAATCCAGCGGCCAACGAAGACGAGCAGATGTTGAGCATCTTACAGCGATCGATAAAATTTATTGGATGTGGTTACCAAGTAGATCTTCCGCTTCGTCAAGACAGACCGGTCATACCAAACAACAGAGGACAAGCAGTTTCCCGTTTCTCTGGCCTCGAACGCCGAATGTTAGAGCCACATATGCGCGAGACCGCCGCAAAATACGTAACCATTGTCGAGAATCTTATATCGTCAGGAACCGTGGTCGCCGTCAACTGGTCGGACATAAACAAGCCGGAAGGTATGGTTTGGTATCTTCCTCACTTCTACGTCCTTAACCCGAACAAACCCGAAAAAATTCGAGTTGTCTTCGACTGCGCTGCGCTTTACAGAGGTGTGTCGCTTAACCATTATCTTTTGCGTGGCCCGCCGTTCATCCCGTCGCTAGTCGGCATCCTTCTCCGCGCTCGTCAGTTTCTCGTCGCACTCACCGCTGACATCACTGCGTTTTACCACTAA